The Sulfolobus islandicus Y.N.15.51 sequence TCCACTACCTCTATCTCATCTACCTCTTTTAAAATTTCACCATCTGCATTAACTCTCTCATCTACCTCTATTCTTAACTCTCTGGGGACTATTTGGTTAGGTTTTTCGAAATACAGATCATACAATCTAGGCCTATTTTGTCTCCCTATTTCTATTACATCTCTAAAACCTTTAGTAGTAAGAAGAGCAGTTCTGGGAATGTTAAGATTCTCCTGCCCTAATAAAGCGTTTGTAGCTAATGTCGTGGCATGCACTACCTCCTCTACCTCGCAGTTTAAGCCTTTTATTACATTTTGTATTACCTCACCAGGATTTCTGGGATTAGTTAAAAATTTTATCGTACTAACTTCACCTACCTCGGAGAGTATTATGAAATCAGTAAAAGTTCCTCCAATATCGATTGCAACCTTACACTTCACACTTCATACTCACGATATTAGTATTAAGGTTTTTCGGGGAACTTACATCACTAGTATTTCCTATATAGGCGTGACTCACCCCTACCGTCGGACTGAACATTGTGATAAAATTCACGAATATAGGTGTGACAAAGAGGTAGGGGTAATAGGAATAGATATATCAAAAGAACATTTAATAACTAGCAGGGGGAGGGTGAGAAGATACGAGAACAGTAAGAAGGGTTATGAGGAAATCCTCAAGATGAAACCTTGCACAATAGTCCTAGAGCCTACCGGAGTATATGCAATAAAGCCTTCACAATACTTCAAGGAGAGAGGGATAAAAGTACCACAAGTCAGCCCAAACGTGTTATCAAGAGAAAAGAGTTTAGGGGAAAGAAAACAGATTTTTACGATGCAGAAAAATTAGAAAACATGGTTAACAAGGCTAAGGAGTACGATTACAACCCCTTAAAGGAAATGACAACACTCTTCCTAAAGGACATAGAGACGAAATACAAGAATAGGTTAAAGAGGGCATTATTCTTAGTAAGTGATAACGATAAGGTAAACAAGGATAGGTTGGAAAGACTTGCGAAAGGAGATTTTAAACGAGAAGAGTTCTACCAACTTGAATACACGCCAATAGTGCTTGAGGAGATCAAAATCTTGGCTAAAAACCTCCTTGAGATTCAAGAGAGGTTGAAGGAGGTTAGGAGGATGATTGAGGGGCAAGTTCCTCAAGATCATGTCCTATTGACTATACCAGCTGTTGGGAAGCTTGCAGCTGGTATTGTTGGTGATATTAGGCGTTTTCCTAAACCAGAGTCCTTTGTGGCTTATTGTGGTTTAGATCCCGTAGTTGAGCGGTAGACCCAAAATCACCTCCTTGAAAATAAATCTATAGTGTAAATAAGTGTTTCAATTATATTAAATGTAAAATTCTCTGGATTGAATAAATCAGGAAATAAAAGAATTAATAATAATCTAAACTCCTCTCTCCCCACCTCCCCCTTGAATATGATATATAAGGAGTAGAGTACAAGGGCCAGCACGAAGATCAACGTGCGAAAAACAAACTTAGTAGAACCAGTAAATGGAAGAAAAGCCTTAATGTTCCTATAAGAGGTCTCTATGGGACCTCTTACCTTATTATACAAATCCAACACTTCCCTCTTGGATAGGTCTAGATTAGTAGCCCCAGCAAAATAAACAAGACTCTTTCTCCTCACTTTTTCCTTGCTGTACACGAGAAGCCTGAACTTGACCTGCTCATCCCTCCTATGCCTCTTACTATTAGTTGTGTAATCCCCGTCAAACTCCTCATACACCTTAACATCCCCAACAGGCACAGCAACTATATACTTGAACTGCGAAACGAAGTTGAGCACGTCAATCGTGTAGAAACCAGCGTCAAGAGTTATCAACCTTATCTTGAACCCCATCGCGACGACTTGCTCCACGAGGGCCTTCACGATCTCTTCCTTAGTCATCCCCTTGACTTGAGTGACGAAGGCCAGTAGGAGCACTTTCCCATTAAACTTTGTCGTTGCAGTTGCGTAGTTCCAAGAGTTTCCCTCCTCCGAACTCCCGAGCCCTCCCACCGGTCTCCCGTACCACGTCTTGGTTGTCCAGTCTATTGAAAGATCTATCTCGTTGACTCCCTTCAGTACCTTCAAGGATATCTTCCTGGCGCTTTCCAAGAGTTTCTCAATAACTTCCACCCCTTGCTCCTCCACGTAATTCCTCACGGTCTGTGGGGACACGCCATACGCCCTCGACTTGCTTTCCACCGAATCGTTCCATAAACACGCTGAGATGAGGGTTCTCGCCACCTCTTCCCCTTTCTTTCCCTTGGAAGTTCAACATGGAAAGTAATTTATATCCTATTTGTTGAATGTTTGGTGAGGTAGACCGGGTGTTACCATCTCACTAACTCACGTGGTAATACTCAATCTCCCTCACCTTAAACCCTTTCTTCAATTGAATTCTTTATACTCTTATAAATTTCTTTATCTTTTATAAATTCGATATTATCCTATCAGAAATATTTTTTCTAATATGATTTTGGGTCTACCGTTGAGAGGAGCGGGAAGGCTGTGGTAAGTAGGGGGATTTCCAAGAGGGGTAATAAGTACTTGCGTAGCTTGTTCTACTTTTTGGCAGTGAGGAATTATTCTAGGAATCCAACCTTATTGAAGTTTTATGAGACACACAAGGATAGGTTGAAAGGTAGGAAGTTGTATGTTGCTTTGGCTAGGAAGTTGGCAAGGGTTGTTTGGAGTGTTTGGTATAATAATAAGCCTTATGAGCCTAAATAAGTAAGCCCTCCCTCGAATCGCCACGTGGGTTGAAAGGACCCACGTGGCAATGTTAGCTAATACTATGCTTGAAGTTTGAGCGAAAGATTTATTACTGAACGCCTATATAGGTTTTCCCTTGTATTCTATTGATGTCCAGTCTATTGATATTTTTACACGTTTTCTTCCACCTAGTTCCTTAACGGAAATCGTTTTGATCACGTTTAGCATTTGGTCTATTACTTGTGGTTGTTCTTCCACGTAGTTTCTAACTGTTTGTGGTGATATGCCAAGCTCTTTTGTCTTGTTTTCTACTGAATCTTTTGTTAGTGCTGCTGTTACAAGGCACTACATGCTGACGCCTCTAACAAACCTATGGGGATAACGAGTCTAGCGCGTCTCCCACGTCGAAGTCCTTGACATTAACTTCCTTACCCCTAGGAATCCTAAAACTCTTCTTGACAACTCCCTTGTAAACACCGTCCTTTATAACATGATAACAAATGCTTGCAAGCTTTCCGGCAAGAGCACAAGTAGCTTGAGTAACACTCTTCCCCCTAGCAATAAGCCTCTCATAATACCCTTTAAAAGGCTCAAGACCCCTAGCAACCTTGGCAACCAAGTAGAGAGCTCTACGCAAATACTTATTACCCCTAATCATACCGGAGTGAGACTCGCTATCACCACTCTGCTTAGTTTTGGGTGCAAAGCTTGCATAAGCCCTAGCAGCCTTAGAACTGGAAAAACGGGAAACATCACCGAACTCAGCGTAAATAGTTGCAGCACTAATCAAACCAATTCCGGGGATCTTACTCAACTCAATTACTGGTTTTGGAATCTTGGAAATTATCATATCCTCAACCTCCTTAATCATTTTCTCCAAGTTTTTTAACAGTTCAACTAATTGTTTTAACGCTAGTTTTTCCGCGTCGTTTAAGTTTCTCCCTAGTTTTTCTTTTAGTTCCTCCTTCTCTTCCTTGCTTAGTCCCTCCCCCTTTACTAGCTTTTCAAGTAGTTTTCTTCCCTTCTTGTCGAATGGTTGTATTTTATATCCCGCGAATTCTAATATTTTCCTTATCTCGTTCTTTACTTGTGTTGTCTTCTCTACTAAGCTTTCCCTATATCTCGTTAGTTCTCTTAGCTCCATTATTTCTCCTGTTGGTATGTATGATCCCTTGATTACTCCGGTCATGTGTGCTACTAGTAACCTTTGTGCGTCGAGTTTGTCTGTCTTTTTCCCTAGTATTTCTGTTAGGTGTAGTGGGTTTATTACTGTTACCTTGTATCCTTTTTCCGTTAGTTTTTCGTGTAGGTAGAAGTAATATATTCCAGTTGCCTCTATTATTCCTTCCTTATATTCTCCTAGGAATTTAATTAGTTCCTCTATTCCCTCGTTGTCGTGGTTGAATTCCTTTACCTCCTTGACGTATACTGCTGATTTTTCTTGTTCTACTACTAGTTCTCCCTTTGCTGCTGTTAGTTTGCTTTGTGAAATATCAATTGCGAAGGCCTTGTTTGTAACTTTTAATTCCATGCTTGTGTATTACGCGTTTCTCGAGATATTTTTTGTTCTCATAATACCTTGTTTTCTTTGCATAGTGTTAAGTGTTTCAGCCCCTAGAGTATTTTGTTACAACCTCCTACTCGGGGGTTTTTATCCCCTCTTGTTAGATCGTTCTAGGGGCTTCACAGCTAGCCTTGTAGATGGGGTTTTATCCCCATGTTTTCTATGAGCTTATGTTGTTTTTCTCCTTACTTGTTTATTTCCTTTTCTCTTGTAATACTTGGTTTTATTCGTTCTCTTGTTTTGCGTGGATTGCCCCGTAGGAGTGTTTTCTTGACTTCTTCTGCCCTTCTTCCCTTGAAGTTTATGATGGAAAATAATTTTTCCTCGATTTGCACACGTATTTTAGGGGAGATGTAGTCTGGTGTTGTCAAGTGTTTCTCCCCTAAAGTAATACCAGACTACATCTCCCTTAACTTTTTCTCTAATTACAAAATTTTCTGGGTTAGAAAAAATTATGCAATGCAATTATTTTTGTAAAATGAATTTGGGGTCTAAGGATAGAGGTGCTATTATAGTTGCTACATAACTATAAGTAAAGAAGTCATACCATTCTAGGGCCATTCCAAAGCTAGATGCAATTATTACCTTATTTTTCATCGAAACCATAATTAATCGTCTCCTAAACGTCTTAATAAACTTTTCTAACTATGAGAGAAAAATCATTAATGACTAATATTCCATTTTTGTGATTATATTAATATTATTTTTTAAATATACTATCAACTCGTTCTTATATTCTACTAGTGGAGTAATTGTACTTCCATCTATCTTAAAAGGTATGTCATGTCCTGGTACAATCACCTTACCTATAGATAAAGCCCTATTTATACTTTAATATTATAATATGCAAAGGAGGTCTTCCTCCTCTTAGCATCGCTTATATATTTTATTGCATCGCCTACGAATAGTACATCGTCGTATAAAGTTCCCATAGTACCTGCAGTATGCCCAGGCAATAAAATAAACTTCAAACCATATATTTCGTCTCCATTCTTTACTTTAACTAATTTATCCTTAAGAAGGGTAGGTAAATAATTTACTATATATGGATCAGAAGTCCCACTTAAAGCGTATTCAACTTCTCTTTGAGACACATATACTTTTGCTTTAGGAAATATCAAGGAGTTTAGTGAATGATCATAATGCAAATGAGAGACAATAACTCCATCAATGTCCGAAACTGAAAGACCAATACTTTTTAATGAGTTCAATAAAGCCTCCTTATTGCCAAAATGGCCCGGATCATAGATTAAGGTCTTACCATCACTTTGTATGAGAGAGATGTTGCAAAATCCTAAAAAACCTAAATTAGTATAAAGGGGAACTCCAAGTAAAAGAACTTTCCAAACCATGATATATAATAGCTCAATATACCATTTAAAGATTAGCTAGCAAAATAATAATTATAATATATTTTAAAAATTATTTGCTTAAACGTTCAAAAGCATAAACTAACTTTAACATAGTGTGAATATAATGTAGTCATTTAGGTATAAATTTGTACTTTAACGTAAAAGACACCTCTGACAATCTAGGCTTGACTTACTCCATGTAGAGAATTCCTCTATTGATAGTGCCAATATTAAGTTATAAATTTTGTCATAATGTAATCCGTTATAGAGTATAACGTTACTTATACCCTTATAAACTCACTTACTCATTTTCATCTTAATAGCGGCACTCTTACTCTATTTAATAATTTATAACACAATAAAGATACTATTTCTACACTATTCGCCCCAAAGAGTAATTTCATTAACACATTCCTTTAATAACACCTGTGAGTAGTTTATATATATGAGAATTGTTGAAGATGAAGATGGAGAAAGATTCCTTGAGTTAGAGAATGATGAGGATATAGATAAATTATTTGATGAAGTAATAAAGAAAGTTAAGGAGAAAGCTAAAGCCCGTAAACCTTCTTATGAGACCCAACCTCCCAAATGAAAACTACACAATTTTTTGGATCAACGCTATAAAGTATCCTTATATCTCCCGTAACTTTTATAGAGAACATTGGATTACCGTATTTATCCTTACCTAACTTCTCCCTAGAGTATTTGAAAGGGTCATTTCTGAGCAATTTAAGCTTCTCCCTTATGTTATTCAAAATTTTTATGTTAGAAAATTCGTTAGATAGATAGTCTACAAATTCTTCGAAAGTTACAGCTTTCCTCATCTTAAACCTTATTTTCCATTCTTTACAAACCACAATAATACAGAAATAAAACTCATTTAAAACTTTTCTGTTTCTTTCCCTATTCCTTTATTATCTCAATAGTAGTCATAAGAGACGTAATTTATTCGAACAGCTATTCAGATACGCCTTCTACAAGCATAGAAGGAAAATAGTGTGTGAATGCCTGCTCGTAAAATATAAGATAAAACTGATAGAAATATCTTTCAATAGAAAATTTAGAAAATATATAGTATATAGTAAGTTATGCATACACGGTAAAAGAGCGTAAAATTATTAGCGATGATATTTATGAGAAACTAATAGTCATTTTAGGAGACCTTCATTAAAGATTTTATTTTATATTCATTTATATTTCCGATAAAACGAATGAAATTGTTGTTCAAAATGAGATTAATTAAATGATGATTTAAAGCAGAATATGGGATTTTATAAATAATGAATACTAGTAAATTTAAATGGCAAAAACAATAACTTATAACAATTTTGGCAAATGTTGCTTTGTGGAATTCTTCAGTTTTTCTCAATAGGAACGTATAGCTAAATTTTAACTCAACATAAGATTTAGAATTTATTTTACTTCTCCTAGCTTAAGATCTAAGAAAATTCAACTAATCCACAAAGCAGGCACATGTTCAGAGTGTGGACAACAATTTCGTTCATTTGAAATTTGGTTAAAATTTCCTTAAAGTTGTATCATTTAAACTCAGTGAGCCGGGAATAATGACTCCGTGGGGTCTATGAAGAACCCTTGCATGCTCATGAACTCAAATACTGCAGGTACTCCTCCAAGTAAAAGCAGTAATATTCCCGTAATCATCAATAAAAGTGGTAATCT is a genomic window containing:
- a CDS encoding IS110 family RNA-guided transposase, translating into MELKVTNKAFAIDISQSKLTAAKGELVVEQEKSAVYVKEVKEFNHDNEGIEELIKFLGEYKEGIIEATGIYYFYLHEKLTEKGYKVTVINPLHLTEILGKKTDKLDAQRLLVAHMTGVIKGSYIPTGEIMELRELTRYRESLVEKTTQVKNEIRKILEFAGYKIQPFDKKGRKLLEKLVKGEGLSKEEKEELKEKLGRNLNDAEKLALKQLVELLKNLEKMIKEVEDMIISKIPKPVIELSKIPGIGLISAATIYAEFGDVSRFSSSKAARAYASFAPKTKQSGDSESHSGMIRGNKYLRRALYLVAKVARGLEPFKGYYERLIARGKSVTQATCALAGKLASICYHVIKDGVYKGVVKKSFRIPRGKEVNVKDFDVGDALDSLSP
- a CDS encoding MBL fold metallo-hydrolase → MVWKVLLLGVPLYTNLGFLGFCNISLIQSDGKTLIYDPGHFGNKEALLNSLKSIGLSVSDIDGVIVSHLHYDHSLNSLIFPKAKVYVSQREVEYALSGTSDPYIVNYLPTLLKDKLVKVKNGDEIYGLKFILLPGHTAGTMGTLYDDVLFVGDAIKYISDAKRRKTSFAYYNIKV
- a CDS encoding type II toxin-antitoxin system RelE family toxin, whose product is MRKAVTFEEFVDYLSNEFSNIKILNNIREKLKLLRNDPFKYSREKLGKDKYGNPMFSIKVTGDIRILYSVDPKNCVVFIWEVGSHKKVYGL